The sequence ATCGAGGCGGTATTCAGTGGGATCATAGCCATCGTGTTCCAAACGATCGATATAGCGGTAAAGCTCGGTGAAATCCATTTCGCTAATTTTTTTTTCGATTACGGCAAAATCATCTGGCTGCTCAGTCAGAGGAATGATCCGTTTCTGAAAACTTTCGCTTATCACGGAGCCGGCCGGAGTAAAGATTTGACTGATTCCCTGATAAAAATGCCAGCGGTCCCCGTCCCATTGGGCCCGTTTGGCGGCAATCAACTGCACTAAGCGAAATTGTTGGTCAAAAAGATAGATCTTGACTCCTTCCAACGTCTGTGTATCCTTACGGAACATCAGGATGTTAAATATAGCCCGATCCCCTTTATACCAGAAGCGCTCCATATTGATCAGACTGCGGGGCGGTTTTTTTTCTACCTGGGTCTCCCAAATGGTTGTCATTTGCTGCTGGGTCCAGGGGATGAAGTAGAAATTAAGGAAAAACAGTATCAGACTGAGCCCCCCGGCTAGCATGACGAGCGGCCGGATCAGACAGAAGATATTGATGCCGCAGGTCCGGATAGCGATGGTTTCGTTGTGACGGGCCAGCAGTCCCAAAGTAATCATCACTGCCAGGAGCACCGCGGCAGGCAACACCTGGCCGACGGCTTCGGGCACCCGGGCGCTAAAATAGCTCAGGATGGCAATCAGGTCCAATTGAGCCTGGACTAAACGGCCGATCTTCTCTGAGAAGGCCCCGATCAGATAAACGCTCACCAGGGTTACCAGGGTCAGCAAGAAGAGCTTGATAAATTCCCGGGCCACATACTGTTCCAGAATCAGCCACCGGAAAAGACGGGATCGGGTAGAGGCCGTTTTTTCCATAAAATATTAATATATTAAAATAGAAGGTGCTTGTAAAGCTCTTTCCCATTTAATGGAAATGCGCTTCGGATTCCACCTCTCCATTGCCGGCGGATTGAGCCAGGCACTGCGCCGGGCCCAGGCCCTGGGTTGCCAGAGTCTACAGATCTTCGTGCAGAATCCCCGGACCTGGCGCTGGCGCCCAGTGCCCGACTTAGAGATCGAGAAGTTTATTGCCCTCCGGCGTCAGATTGGCCTAGCGCCGCTGGTAGTACATCTTTCTTATCTGCCCAATCTGGGGGCCTCAGAAGCTGCCCTCTATCAGCGCTCCCGGGACCGCCTACAGCGGGAGTTGGAACTGGCCGCCCAACTGAAGGCCGATTTCCTGGTCTGTCATCCCGGGCATGCCCTGGTGCCAGACGGTAGCTTAGACCGGGTAGCAGCTGCCTTAGCTGCAGCCGTGAGCCGGATTCCGCCTCCGCCGCTCATCTTGATAGAAAACACCGCCGGGCAAGGGCGGGAACTGGGTTGGCAAATCTGGCAGCTCAATAAGATCATCGAATTTAGTCAGGTGCCGGTGGGATTGTGCCTGGATACAGCCCATGCCTTTGCCGCGGGCTACGATCTCCGGCAGATGGCCGGAATAAACCGGCTTGCAGACGAAATCGCCCAGGGTACGGGGCTAACGGCCTTAAAAGTGGTGCATCTGAATGACTCCCGGGCGCGGTTGGGATCCTACTGCGATCGCCATTGGCACCTGGGCCAGGGGGAAATCGGTCTGGCCGGACTGCGACAGTTTCTTAACCATGCCGCGTTTACCCCTCAGGCAATCATCCTTGAAACTCCCACAAAACACGCCGACGACGATCCCCGTAATCTGGCTGTGGCCCGCTCCCTACTGCGGCCTCCAACCCTGATTAGCCCTTTAGGTTACCCTTCCTGATCAAAATTGGAGCAGTGGCAGGCAATCTTACGGCCTATAACTATCGGCCTTCAATAGCCTGAAAAAATTAAACCAGGACCTCGAATGATTTGCCTCTGAGTTTTGCTTGTCAGGCAAAAAGGAAAGATTTATAATATAATTAAAAAAGAGCGAATTTTTAATCATCCCTTTTAGCAGGAGGACATGGAAGGATGCCGACCTATGAGTTCAAATGTGAAAAATGTGGCGCTGAATTTACCCTGATTATGAGTATGAGCGAAAGAGAATCTACCAAGGTAAAGTGTCCCCAATGTGAATCTGAAGATGTTAAACAACAATTGAGCCATTTCATGGCTAAAACCTCGCGCAAGAGCTAAACATGGTTACGGGCGCCATTGCCGCATGGTTAAGCCTGAATCCGATACCACCGCAGTCACTGCCCCCTGGTCAGTATAGTACCATTTGATAGTTCCTAACCCGTCTTGTTTACCCGGCTCTTTCTCTCCAGAACCGCCGGAAACCACCACCACTTGGGGGTGTAGATAAGGAAGCAGGGTCCCCCAAAACTTAGAGTCGGTCAGCCGCCGGGGGGCCCATACCACTTCGCTGGCCAAGGCCGTTCCGAAATCTGCCAATCGCCCCAGCCATTCCCGGCGAGCCGGGGGGATAAAAAGCAGCCTCTGATTTTTATATCCCAACTGTAAGACGACAGGACCATGGGAGCGCCCGCCAGGCCACCGTGATTCTTGGAAGAGCCTGATTTCAATTCCCTGAATCTCTGCCGGGGGCGGCTTGATAGCCAGATTAAGGACCGGCAACCGTTGATCGCCGAGCATATTTCTGAGCTCCCAAAAAGCCGGGTCTGGAACCCGCCCACCTTCGTACCAGAACTGGCCCAGGGTAAAATTTTGCGCTACCGTCAGCAAAGTGCCGGCGTTTTGCCTGGTAGTGGCCAGGGCCACCAGATAGTCCACCTGCGAGACCTGACAGTAGTGCAGAAAAGAGGTCAGCAGCGATCGTGAGCCTCGGGCAAAATCCCCGCAGGTTGGCACTCCTCCACTGATCACCATCCGGGTGCCGCCCGGCAAAGTCGCTAACGCGGCCATCTCCCCCCGGGTATCGAGGCTGGTGATCTCCAGATTCGATTTAATCCGCAAGCTTAGAGCCTGATAACCGATGGATCCCATTAGGAGCAAGGCACTCAGTCCCACGCTGGCCCAGCTCCAAAAATTCCGTCGCCGCGGGAACAGGCCGAATACTAACAGATAAAAGGCCCCAATCTGCAAGGGAGTCGGCGTCGGTACGGTCAGAGACGACAGGGGTAAGCGAGCGCCTTGGAAAATGACCCATATGCCTGCTTTCAATAGCAGATTTCCCAGGCTGATTAATGGTTGAGCCAATCCCGATGACCAGGGTAAAAGGACCAGAGCCGCTAATCCCAGAGGCACGGTCAGGGTACTGAATAGCGGGATCGCCACCAGATTGACCAGCACCCCATAAGTAGGAACCAGATTGAAGCTGGCGGCCACCAGGGGTAGCGTCGCCAGGGTAGCCGCCCCCGAAGCGGCCAGGGCATCGCCTATCCAAAACGCCAAACGCCGCCTGAGGCCACGGGGCAGTTCGCCTTCGTACCACCAGGCCTTCAAAGACGGCGCCCATTTCGGAGTTAAATAAATCAACCCCAGAACCGAAATAAAGGAGAGTTGAAAAGATACGGTAAATAAGGTCAGGGGTGAAAGGGTCAGGATGACCAGCGCGGCCAGGGCCAGGGCACTATAGAGATCCCGGTGGCGGTCGAGCAGGACCAATAATAGATAGACCAGGATCATGATCTCAGCCCGCTGGGTGGCCGGGGAACCACCGGCTATCAGACCGTATCCCCAAACCGGAATAATGGCGGCTAGGGCCGCGATTTTAATGGCATTGACTCGCAACAAGAGCCAGACTGAACGCCGCAGCAGCCAGAAAAACAGCCCGAAAGCGACCGCCGCTACCATCCCCAGATGCAGGCCGGAGATGGCTATCAGATGACTGGTGCCGGTGCGGCTGAATGCCTGGCGCATCTCCGGGGTAATCTCACCCTGATCTCCCAGCAGCAGGGCCTTAAAGAGAGCACGGCTGGGCTGAGGTTGCTGCTCCAGAAAATCCGTCGCCCGAGCCCGGAATCGAATTATCCATTGGCTGGGCCACCATGGTTCCCGACTCGGAGCCAGGCGGACCAGGTGCTGGCTTTCTTTTAGGGTAGCGGCGGTGAATATCTGTTGCCGGGCCAAAAACCGGCGACGATCAAAGCTTCCGGGGTTAAGGAAATTTTCCACCGGGCGCAGTCTGACCAGAATCGCCACCCGCTCTCCCACCCGCAGCGCTTTTGGCATTAAGGGAGCATAAACCTGAACTCTACCAGTAGTCGCTTGCCACCCTTGCGGACCGAGCCAGGAATCGGCTTCGAGTTCGAATCGCCACCCGGAGGCAAGCGCTTTCGGAGGTTGATCTATCCTGCCGATCAGGGAGATAGCTGAATCAGCCGGAAGGTGACAGACATGGTTAGCCGGTAAGGGCGGGTTCAGGGCGAGCTGATAGGAGGCCAGGCCAATCAGCCAAAAAAGCACTAACGACAGCCCCCGGCAAGAACGACCATAAAACCAGGCCAGGCCTAGTCCTAAAAGAATAAACAGGGACGCCCCTGCCGCCCACCGGTAAGAGAAGTCTATCCCCCAGGCGGGGCTGGCGATGCCCCCGATCAGGGCCAGAGTCAGAGGCACCAGGGGCCGGGCTATCGGCCCAGCCAGGTTCATGTCTCTTCTTTAACAATAATTCGGGGTGGCTCCAGGGGCGGGGCCGGCGGCGATGGTCTCCGGGTCGAAGTACCTGGGCCACTCAGCTCCGCCACCGTCTTCTGCAATTCCATCAGGCGGTCCCGCATATTCAGAATCACCTCGATGCCGGCCAGATTGACGCCCAATTCCTGGCGCAGCTGCAGGATAACCCGCAAGCGCTCAATCTGCCGGAGGGCGTAATAACGGTTTTTCCCGCTTCGGACCGAGGTAATCAATCCTTCCCGTTCATAGAGGCGGATCGCCTGGGGATGGACTCCGAGGGTTTGGGCTACCGCCTGGATTGAATAATAACGTTTCTGGAGCTGTGGCATCGCCGACCTCTGTGAGCCTTTAATCAAACATTAACCCAGTCTATAAATTCCATCCGGCATTTTCCTTCTGTCCTGAAAAGGCTTTCAAGACTCCGCCGGTACCATTTCTCTTAAATCTTGAAATAGTTCTTTAGCCTTGGGGTCCAGGTGGCGAGGAATGCGAACGCTCACCTCTACATACTGATCCCCCGGTGGCCCGCTCTTGCTGGCTACCCCTTTGCCTTTGAGGCGAAAGCGCTGGCCATTTTGGGTGCCCGGCGGAATCTTGAGCGCCACCGACCCATCCAGGGTAGGCACATTAATCTTCCCCCCCAGCACGGCGTCAAATAAGGAAATCGTCCTCTTCAGATAAATATCCTTGCCCTGACGGGTGAATTGCGGATGCGGACGGACGGAGATGATCAGGTAGAGGTCACCGGGCGGCCCGCCGTTCAACCCAGGATTGCCTTTGCCGGCCAAGAGCAAGCGGGTGCCCTGGTCTACGCCGGGGGGAATCTGGACCTCGATAGTCTCGACGCCTGGAACCGTCCCCTGTCCCCCGCACCACCGACAGATCTGGCGGTCGACCCGGCCGGTTCCCTGGCAGCGAGGACAAGTGATTAGTAACCGGACATTATCTACCTGTTTTTCAATGGCCCCCTGCCCTTTACAGGAGGGGCAGGACTTACCCAAACTCTCATATCCGGACCCCTGACAGGCGGAGCAGACCTGTTCTTTTTCCAGGCTCAGGGTTCGGGTGCCACCCCGCACCGCCTCCAGGAAATCAATTTCTAGGCCAAAGGTAAGG is a genomic window of Deltaproteobacteria bacterium containing:
- the lptG gene encoding LPS export ABC transporter permease LptG, producing the protein MEKTASTRSRLFRWLILEQYVAREFIKLFLLTLVTLVSVYLIGAFSEKIGRLVQAQLDLIAILSYFSARVPEAVGQVLPAAVLLAVMITLGLLARHNETIAIRTCGINIFCLIRPLVMLAGGLSLILFFLNFYFIPWTQQQMTTIWETQVEKKPPRSLINMERFWYKGDRAIFNILMFRKDTQTLEGVKIYLFDQQFRLVQLIAAKRAQWDGDRWHFYQGISQIFTPAGSVISESFQKRIIPLTEQPDDFAVIEKKISEMDFTELYRYIDRLEHDGYDPTEYRLDLQRRMALSLTPLIVTLIGGGLALFREKTYIPAVIATGIAVVFVYWLFIGFCLSLGEAGRLPVFWAVWLPNVLFTVLGLVWLIKNGLLTLPKSFSSYKISLWPGR
- a CDS encoding deoxyribonuclease IV → MEMRFGFHLSIAGGLSQALRRAQALGCQSLQIFVQNPRTWRWRPVPDLEIEKFIALRRQIGLAPLVVHLSYLPNLGASEAALYQRSRDRLQRELELAAQLKADFLVCHPGHALVPDGSLDRVAAALAAAVSRIPPPPLILIENTAGQGRELGWQIWQLNKIIEFSQVPVGLCLDTAHAFAAGYDLRQMAGINRLADEIAQGTGLTALKVVHLNDSRARLGSYCDRHWHLGQGEIGLAGLRQFLNHAAFTPQAIILETPTKHADDDPRNLAVARSLLRPPTLISPLGYPS
- a CDS encoding zinc ribbon domain-containing protein, which codes for MPTYEFKCEKCGAEFTLIMSMSERESTKVKCPQCESEDVKQQLSHFMAKTSRKS
- a CDS encoding ComEC/Rec2 family competence protein; this encodes MNLAGPIARPLVPLTLALIGGIASPAWGIDFSYRWAAGASLFILLGLGLAWFYGRSCRGLSLVLFWLIGLASYQLALNPPLPANHVCHLPADSAISLIGRIDQPPKALASGWRFELEADSWLGPQGWQATTGRVQVYAPLMPKALRVGERVAILVRLRPVENFLNPGSFDRRRFLARQQIFTAATLKESQHLVRLAPSREPWWPSQWIIRFRARATDFLEQQPQPSRALFKALLLGDQGEITPEMRQAFSRTGTSHLIAISGLHLGMVAAVAFGLFFWLLRRSVWLLLRVNAIKIAALAAIIPVWGYGLIAGGSPATQRAEIMILVYLLLVLLDRHRDLYSALALAALVILTLSPLTLFTVSFQLSFISVLGLIYLTPKWAPSLKAWWYEGELPRGLRRRLAFWIGDALAASGAATLATLPLVAASFNLVPTYGVLVNLVAIPLFSTLTVPLGLAALVLLPWSSGLAQPLISLGNLLLKAGIWVIFQGARLPLSSLTVPTPTPLQIGAFYLLVFGLFPRRRNFWSWASVGLSALLLMGSIGYQALSLRIKSNLEITSLDTRGEMAALATLPGGTRMVISGGVPTCGDFARGSRSLLTSFLHYCQVSQVDYLVALATTRQNAGTLLTVAQNFTLGQFWYEGGRVPDPAFWELRNMLGDQRLPVLNLAIKPPPAEIQGIEIRLFQESRWPGGRSHGPVVLQLGYKNQRLLFIPPARREWLGRLADFGTALASEVVWAPRRLTDSKFWGTLLPYLHPQVVVVSGGSGEKEPGKQDGLGTIKWYYTDQGAVTAVVSDSGLTMRQWRP
- a CDS encoding MerR family transcriptional regulator, with the translated sequence MPQLQKRYYSIQAVAQTLGVHPQAIRLYEREGLITSVRSGKNRYYALRQIERLRVILQLRQELGVNLAGIEVILNMRDRLMELQKTVAELSGPGTSTRRPSPPAPPLEPPRIIVKEET
- the dnaJ gene encoding molecular chaperone DnaJ; translation: MLERDAYEILGVKKTASEAEIKKAYRKLARKHHPDVNPNDPEAEARFKEITAAYNILSDPQRRAEYDQMGQAYYATPEAARGFEEAFAYRDFSDLFRDLFAEGPAYAGPMRGQDLTFGLEIDFLEAVRGGTRTLSLEKEQVCSACQGSGYESLGKSCPSCKGQGAIEKQVDNVRLLITCPRCQGTGRVDRQICRWCGGQGTVPGVETIEVQIPPGVDQGTRLLLAGKGNPGLNGGPPGDLYLIISVRPHPQFTRQGKDIYLKRTISLFDAVLGGKINVPTLDGSVALKIPPGTQNGQRFRLKGKGVASKSGPPGDQYVEVSVRIPRHLDPKAKELFQDLREMVPAES